One Streptomyces hundungensis DNA segment encodes these proteins:
- a CDS encoding FtsX-like permease family protein — MKRRLHDLGLGIRFALGGGREGWARTLLTALGVGLGVALLLSAASVPGLVDHRADRIHDRQPFSAGSDKNTKGLKASLLYAGADTEYRDATIGGKLLRAANADPVLPPGLTTLPAPGTMAVSPALRELLDSPEGALLRTRLPYEITATLGDAGLVQPSELYYYAGSAALSTDSGASMAAGFGNIVEDRPLDPMLVVLVILICVVLLMPVAIFIATAVRFGGERRDRRLAALRLVGADTRTTRWIAGGEALAGSALGLATGTLLFLGGAQLVGPLGLWSFGFFPGDLRPLPWLALIVAVTVPALAVVVTLAALRSVVIEPLGVVRGGRTRTRRLWWRLAMPGVGVALLLVSQNPGLRTASLSVAPPAIGVQLMDAVAPLSIATGATLVLAGLVSLLPWLVEAVVGRLRGGSLSWQLAVRRLQLSSGAASRAVSGITVAVAGSVALQMFSVGIHDDFNKVTGADASRAQYTVLAEYPDTRLAERMIEAFRATPGVHQVIGSVTSYVTWPGPVPDDDIRPTTTLTLGDCATLRELAHIDSCQDGDTFVVHPSDDREQAAWVDRTARLGKPVNTASSESGEAQRLWTLPASARTVIGRPDPTGEVRYGIFVTPSAIDTSLLTSLARTSAMLTVDQSVPDAAEYIRNTAARLSPTLRVHTVRTIERDQQYAGIRTGLGAAALATLGLIAVGMLISQVEQLRERRRLLAALVAFGTRRTTLARSVLWQTAVPVALGMALAVVGGTALGALMLRIIGKTVTQWWLFLPLAGAGAAVILAVTLLSLPALWRLMRPDGLRTE, encoded by the coding sequence ATGAAGCGACGCCTCCACGATCTCGGCCTCGGCATACGGTTCGCCCTCGGTGGCGGCCGGGAGGGCTGGGCCCGCACCCTGCTCACCGCGCTCGGTGTCGGCCTCGGGGTCGCCCTGCTCCTGAGCGCGGCGTCGGTGCCCGGCCTCGTGGACCACCGGGCGGACCGCATCCACGACCGCCAGCCGTTCTCGGCCGGCTCGGACAAGAACACCAAGGGCCTCAAGGCCTCGCTTCTGTACGCGGGCGCCGACACCGAGTACCGGGATGCGACCATCGGCGGGAAACTGCTGCGGGCGGCGAACGCGGACCCCGTCCTTCCGCCGGGTCTGACCACCCTGCCCGCCCCCGGCACCATGGCCGTGTCCCCCGCGCTGCGCGAACTGCTCGACTCCCCCGAAGGCGCCCTGCTGCGCACCCGGCTCCCGTACGAGATCACCGCGACCCTCGGTGACGCGGGGCTCGTCCAGCCCTCGGAGCTGTACTACTACGCGGGCAGCGCCGCCCTCTCCACCGACAGCGGCGCCTCCATGGCGGCCGGCTTCGGCAACATCGTCGAGGACCGGCCGCTCGATCCGATGCTGGTCGTCCTCGTCATCCTGATCTGCGTCGTGCTGCTGATGCCCGTCGCCATCTTCATCGCCACCGCCGTACGGTTCGGCGGCGAGCGGCGCGACCGTCGGCTCGCGGCGCTGCGCCTGGTCGGCGCGGACACCCGCACCACCCGCTGGATCGCCGGCGGCGAGGCACTTGCCGGATCGGCGCTCGGGCTCGCCACCGGCACCCTGCTCTTCCTCGGCGGCGCCCAACTCGTCGGCCCCCTCGGCCTGTGGAGCTTCGGCTTCTTCCCCGGCGACCTGCGGCCCCTGCCCTGGCTCGCACTGATCGTCGCCGTCACCGTGCCGGCCCTGGCGGTGGTGGTGACCCTGGCCGCGCTGCGCTCGGTGGTCATCGAACCCCTCGGCGTCGTCCGGGGCGGCCGCACCCGCACGCGCAGGCTGTGGTGGCGGCTCGCGATGCCCGGCGTCGGCGTGGCGCTGCTCCTCGTGTCCCAGAACCCGGGCCTTCGCACGGCGTCGCTGTCGGTGGCGCCCCCGGCCATCGGGGTCCAGCTCATGGACGCCGTGGCCCCGCTCTCCATCGCCACCGGCGCCACCCTGGTCCTGGCCGGGCTCGTCTCCCTGCTGCCCTGGCTGGTCGAGGCGGTGGTGGGCCGGCTGCGCGGCGGCTCGCTCTCCTGGCAACTGGCCGTCCGCAGGCTCCAGTTGAGCAGCGGCGCCGCCTCGCGGGCGGTCAGCGGGATCACGGTGGCGGTCGCCGGTTCGGTGGCGCTCCAGATGTTCTCCGTCGGCATCCACGACGACTTCAACAAGGTGACGGGGGCCGACGCGAGCCGCGCCCAGTACACCGTGCTCGCCGAATACCCGGACACCCGGCTCGCCGAGCGCATGATCGAGGCGTTCCGCGCGACGCCCGGCGTGCACCAGGTCATCGGCTCGGTCACCAGCTATGTGACCTGGCCGGGCCCGGTCCCGGACGACGACATCCGGCCCACCACCACGCTGACCCTCGGCGACTGCGCGACCCTGCGCGAGCTGGCCCACATCGACTCCTGCCAGGACGGCGACACCTTTGTGGTGCACCCCTCGGACGACCGGGAGCAGGCCGCCTGGGTGGACCGCACGGCCCGGCTGGGCAAGCCGGTCAACACCGCGTCGAGCGAGTCCGGCGAAGCGCAGCGGCTGTGGACGCTGCCCGCCTCCGCCCGGACCGTCATCGGCCGCCCGGACCCCACGGGCGAGGTGCGGTACGGCATCTTCGTCACGCCCTCGGCGATCGACACCTCGCTCCTGACGTCGCTGGCCCGCACCTCCGCCATGCTCACCGTCGACCAGAGCGTGCCGGACGCCGCCGAGTACATCCGCAACACCGCGGCCCGGCTCTCCCCCACCTTGCGCGTCCACACCGTACGGACCATCGAGCGCGACCAGCAGTACGCCGGGATCCGGACCGGTCTTGGGGCCGCCGCCCTCGCGACGCTCGGCCTGATCGCGGTCGGCATGCTGATCTCGCAGGTGGAGCAATTGCGCGAGCGGCGGCGCCTGTTGGCGGCCCTGGTGGCCTTCGGCACCCGGCGCACGACGCTCGCCCGTTCGGTCCTGTGGCAGACCGCGGTGCCGGTGGCCCTCGGGATGGCCCTCGCGGTGGTGGGCGGCACCGCGCTCGGCGCCCTGATGCTGCGGATCATCGGCAAGACGGTCACCCAGTGGTGGCTGTTCCTGCCGCTGGCCGGGGCGGGCGCCGCCGTGATCCTCGCGGTGACCCTGCTGAGCCTGCCGGCCCTGTGGCGCCTGATGCGCCCGGACGGCCTCCGTACCGAATGA
- a CDS encoding PadR family transcriptional regulator, giving the protein MSIGHTLLGLLESGPRHGYDLKRAFDEKFGHDRPLHYGQVYSTMSRLLKNGLVEVDGVEAGGGPERKRYAITEAGVTDVETWIRQPEKPEPYLQSTLYTKVVLALLTGRDAGDVLDTQRAEHLRLMRVLTDRKRHGDLTDQLICDHALFHLEADLRWLELTAARLVQLASEVRA; this is encoded by the coding sequence ATGTCCATCGGCCACACCCTCCTCGGGCTCCTCGAGTCGGGCCCGCGCCACGGGTACGACCTGAAGCGCGCCTTCGACGAGAAGTTCGGGCACGACCGTCCGCTGCACTACGGACAGGTCTACTCGACGATGTCCCGGCTCCTGAAGAACGGCCTCGTCGAGGTCGACGGCGTGGAAGCGGGCGGGGGACCCGAGCGCAAGCGGTACGCCATCACCGAAGCCGGCGTCACCGACGTCGAGACGTGGATCAGGCAGCCCGAGAAGCCCGAGCCCTACCTCCAGTCGACCCTCTACACCAAGGTCGTCCTCGCCCTGCTCACCGGCCGTGACGCCGGGGACGTCCTGGACACCCAGCGCGCCGAACACCTGCGCCTGATGCGGGTGCTCACCGACCGCAAACGCCACGGCGACCTCACCGACCAACTGATCTGCGACCACGCCCTGTTCCACCTGGAAGCCGACCTGCGGTGGCTGGAACTGACCGCCGCACGTCTCGTCCAGCTCGCCTCGGAGGTACGCGCATGA
- a CDS encoding ABC transporter ATP-binding protein, with product MTPAGSLLVAHDLHKAYGPTPALDGAGFSIHPGEVVAVMGPSGSGKSTLLHCLAGIVTPDSGTITYDGRELSAMSDAERSALRRTEFGFVFQFGQLVPELTCVENVALPLRLAGVKRKEAERRSLEWMERLEVADLGAKRPGEVSGGQGQRVAVARSLVTQPRVVFADEPTGALDSLNGERVMQLLTEAARSTNAAVVLVTHEARVAAYSDREIVVRDGKSRDMMLEHSV from the coding sequence ATGACGCCCGCCGGCTCCCTTCTCGTCGCCCACGACCTGCACAAGGCCTATGGCCCCACACCCGCCCTCGACGGCGCCGGGTTCTCCATCCACCCCGGCGAGGTCGTCGCCGTGATGGGCCCCTCCGGCTCCGGCAAGTCGACGCTTCTGCACTGCCTCGCCGGGATCGTCACCCCGGACTCCGGCACGATCACCTACGACGGCCGCGAGCTGTCCGCGATGTCGGACGCCGAGCGCAGCGCCCTGCGCCGCACCGAGTTCGGCTTCGTCTTCCAATTCGGCCAGCTGGTACCCGAGTTGACGTGTGTGGAGAACGTGGCGCTGCCGCTGCGCCTGGCCGGCGTCAAGCGCAAGGAGGCCGAGCGCAGGTCGCTGGAGTGGATGGAGCGCCTGGAGGTCGCCGACCTCGGCGCCAAGCGTCCCGGCGAGGTCTCCGGCGGTCAGGGCCAGCGCGTCGCGGTGGCCCGCTCGCTGGTGACCCAGCCCCGCGTCGTCTTCGCCGACGAGCCCACCGGCGCCCTCGACTCCCTCAACGGCGAGCGCGTCATGCAGCTCCTCACCGAGGCGGCCCGCTCCACCAACGCGGCCGTCGTCCTGGTCACCCATGAGGCGCGGGTCGCCGCCTACTCGGACCGCGAGATCGTCGTACGTGACGGAAAGTCCCGCGACATGATGCTGGAGCACTCCGTATGA
- a CDS encoding ABC transporter permease: protein MSLLRDLALGARFALSGGREGWTRTLLTAVGVGLGVALLLGTTALPGALNARQARDNARSDYGASVDSGPARDTLLLGRADTQYQGKDVRGRLLQPEGPEAPLPPGVSALPAPGTMAASPALRELLASSQGSLLRERLPYTITSTIADQGLLGPHELAYYAGSDALKPRKEVNDAVEVIRVKAFVNNTPQEKLDPILALLIVIIFVVLLMPVGVFIAAAVRFGGDRRDRRLAALRLAGADRRMTRWMAAGEALAGAVVGVVIGALFFVIGRQYVGDITIAGLNVFPADVDPSPLLAAGVAVAVPASAVAVTLFAMRSVVVEPLGVVRTSMPRRRRMWWRVLPPLAGVGLLAPMMGRGRDSGMFNQAQVIGGTVLLLIGVTALLPWLVEAVVRRLGGGTLGWQLAVRRLQLTSGSAARMVNGIAVAVAGAIALQMLFGAVAVDYVKSSGEDTSRAQLMVPLVDPSPDTQARAISALKATTGVTGAVVLGSLDGGEKAKEPQHFTPVTIGTCADLSEAATLPSCKDGDAFVATGGAWEPERALAPGDTLYLDPTNGGSGAKGAEVRWTVPAHTRKAAARPDPSGQRRPGLLVTPGALPHDARLPLHSTVFVSTNPGDELAKERVLNVAAKVDPLTPARTLSEQHTSARFAGVRKGLYIGAAAVLMLIGASLLVSMLEQLRERRKLLSALVAFGTRRSTLSWSVLWQTAVPVALGLALAAGVGLGLGSVLLRMVGRPVTVDWIPVASMVGIGAGVVLLVTALSLPPLWRLMRPDGLRTE, encoded by the coding sequence ATGAGCCTGCTGCGCGACCTCGCGCTGGGTGCCCGGTTCGCCCTTTCCGGAGGCCGAGAAGGCTGGACGCGTACGCTGCTGACCGCCGTCGGGGTGGGCCTGGGCGTCGCCCTCCTGCTCGGCACCACCGCACTGCCGGGTGCGCTCAACGCCCGCCAGGCACGCGACAACGCCCGTAGCGACTACGGGGCTTCGGTCGACAGCGGCCCCGCGCGGGACACCCTTCTGCTCGGCCGGGCGGACACCCAGTACCAGGGCAAGGACGTGCGGGGCCGGCTGCTCCAGCCGGAGGGCCCCGAGGCGCCGCTGCCACCGGGCGTCTCGGCGCTCCCGGCGCCCGGCACCATGGCCGCCTCGCCCGCCCTGCGCGAGCTGCTCGCCTCCTCGCAGGGCAGCCTGCTGCGCGAACGTCTCCCGTATACGATCACCTCGACCATCGCCGACCAGGGCCTGTTGGGGCCGCACGAGCTCGCCTACTACGCGGGCAGCGACGCCCTCAAGCCGCGCAAGGAGGTCAACGACGCGGTCGAGGTGATCCGGGTCAAGGCCTTCGTGAACAACACGCCCCAGGAGAAGCTCGACCCGATCCTGGCGCTGCTCATCGTCATCATCTTCGTGGTGCTGCTCATGCCGGTCGGCGTGTTCATCGCGGCCGCCGTACGCTTCGGCGGCGACCGGCGCGACCGGCGGCTCGCGGCGCTGCGCCTAGCGGGCGCCGACCGGCGGATGACCCGCTGGATGGCGGCCGGCGAAGCGCTGGCCGGGGCCGTGGTCGGCGTCGTGATCGGCGCGCTGTTCTTCGTGATCGGCCGTCAGTACGTGGGTGACATCACGATCGCCGGGCTCAACGTCTTCCCGGCGGACGTCGACCCGAGCCCGCTGCTCGCGGCGGGCGTGGCCGTGGCGGTGCCCGCTTCGGCGGTCGCGGTGACCCTGTTCGCGATGCGCTCGGTGGTGGTCGAACCCCTCGGCGTCGTCCGCACCTCCATGCCGCGCCGACGGCGCATGTGGTGGCGGGTGCTGCCGCCGCTCGCCGGGGTCGGCCTGCTGGCGCCGATGATGGGCCGGGGCCGCGACAGCGGGATGTTCAACCAGGCCCAGGTCATCGGCGGCACCGTCCTGCTGCTCATCGGTGTGACCGCGTTGCTGCCCTGGCTGGTGGAGGCGGTCGTACGACGCCTCGGCGGCGGCACGCTCGGCTGGCAACTCGCCGTGCGCAGGCTCCAGTTGACCTCCGGTTCGGCGGCCCGCATGGTGAACGGCATCGCCGTCGCGGTGGCCGGCGCGATCGCGCTGCAAATGCTCTTCGGGGCCGTCGCGGTCGACTACGTGAAGTCGAGCGGCGAGGACACCAGCCGCGCCCAGTTGATGGTTCCGCTCGTCGACCCCTCGCCTGACACGCAGGCCCGCGCGATCAGTGCCCTGAAGGCCACCACCGGGGTGACCGGCGCGGTGGTGCTGGGCTCGCTGGACGGCGGCGAGAAGGCCAAGGAGCCGCAGCACTTCACGCCGGTCACGATCGGCACCTGCGCGGACCTGAGCGAGGCCGCCACCCTGCCGTCCTGCAAGGACGGCGACGCCTTCGTCGCGACCGGCGGCGCCTGGGAGCCCGAACGCGCCCTCGCCCCGGGCGACACGCTCTACCTCGACCCGACCAACGGCGGCTCCGGGGCCAAGGGCGCGGAGGTCCGCTGGACGGTTCCGGCCCATACCCGCAAGGCCGCGGCCCGGCCCGACCCGTCCGGCCAGCGCCGCCCGGGTCTCCTGGTCACCCCGGGCGCCCTCCCCCACGACGCGCGGCTCCCGCTGCACTCCACCGTGTTCGTCTCCACCAACCCCGGTGACGAGCTGGCCAAGGAGCGGGTCCTGAACGTGGCCGCGAAGGTCGACCCGCTCACCCCGGCCCGCACGCTGAGCGAGCAGCACACGTCCGCCCGGTTCGCGGGCGTCCGCAAGGGCCTCTACATCGGGGCCGCGGCGGTGCTGATGCTGATCGGCGCGAGTCTGCTCGTGTCGATGCTGGAGCAGTTGCGCGAGCGCAGGAAGCTGCTGTCCGCGCTGGTCGCCTTCGGCACCCGGCGCTCCACCCTGAGCTGGTCGGTCCTGTGGCAGACCGCCGTACCGGTGGCGCTCGGTCTCGCCCTCGCGGCGGGGGTGGGTCTGGGGCTCGGGTCCGTGCTGCTGCGGATGGTGGGGCGGCCGGTTACGGTCGACTGGATCCCGGTGGCGTCGATGGTCGGCATCGGCGCGGGCGTTGTTCTGCTGGTCACGGCGCTGTCCCTGCCGCCCCTATGGCGCCTGATGCGCCCGGACGGCCTCCGCACGGAGTAA
- a CDS encoding LysR substrate-binding domain-containing protein, translating into MGNRGTGNKGKQPSLAQLRAFAAVAEHLHFRDAAAAIGMSQPALSGAVSALEEALGVQLLERTTRKVLLSPAGERLAVRAKTVLDAVGALMEEAEAVRAPFTGVLRLGVIPTVAPYLLPAVLRLVHERYPELDLQVHEEQTSSLIEGLTAGRLDLLLLAVPLGVPGVTELPLFDEDFVLVTPQDHWLGGRSEIPREALRELHLLLLDEGHCLRDQALDICREAGRTEGAPVTTTAAGLSTLVQLVAGGLGVTLLPRTAVEIETGRNDRLVTGYFAEPAPSRTIALAMRAGAARQGEFEQFAGALRGALRDLPVRVPK; encoded by the coding sequence ATGGGTAATAGGGGTACGGGCAACAAGGGCAAGCAGCCCAGCCTGGCGCAGCTGCGCGCGTTCGCGGCGGTCGCGGAGCATCTGCACTTCCGGGACGCCGCAGCGGCCATCGGCATGAGCCAGCCCGCGCTGTCCGGTGCGGTCTCGGCGCTGGAGGAGGCGCTCGGCGTCCAGCTCCTGGAGCGCACCACCCGCAAGGTGCTGCTCTCGCCGGCGGGCGAGCGGCTCGCGGTGCGGGCCAAGACCGTCCTGGACGCGGTCGGTGCGCTGATGGAGGAGGCCGAGGCGGTGCGGGCGCCGTTCACCGGGGTGCTCCGGCTCGGCGTGATCCCGACGGTGGCGCCCTATCTGCTGCCCGCCGTGCTGCGGCTCGTCCATGAGCGCTACCCGGAGCTCGACCTCCAGGTCCACGAGGAACAGACCTCCTCGCTGATAGAAGGGCTGACCGCAGGCCGGCTCGACCTGCTGCTGCTCGCGGTGCCGCTCGGGGTGCCGGGAGTCACCGAACTCCCCCTGTTCGACGAGGACTTCGTGCTCGTCACCCCTCAGGACCACTGGCTCGGCGGGCGCAGCGAAATCCCCCGCGAGGCGCTGCGCGAGCTGCATCTGCTGCTCCTCGACGAAGGCCACTGCCTGCGCGACCAGGCGCTCGACATCTGCCGGGAGGCCGGGCGCACCGAGGGTGCGCCGGTGACGACGACGGCGGCCGGCCTCTCCACGCTCGTGCAGTTGGTGGCCGGCGGGCTCGGGGTGACGCTGCTGCCGCGTACCGCCGTCGAGATCGAGACCGGGCGCAACGACCGCCTGGTCACGGGGTACTTCGCGGAGCCGGCGCCCTCGCGCACGATTGCCCTGGCGATGCGGGCGGGGGCTGCGCGCCAGGGCGAGTTCGAGCAGTTCGCGGGGGCGCTGCGGGGGGCGCTGCGCGACCTTCCGGTACGGGTCCCCAAGTGA
- a CDS encoding peroxiredoxin translates to MLTVGDQFPTYDLTACVSLESGQEFQQIDHKTYEGKWRVVFAWPKDFTFVCPTEIAAFGKLNDEFADRDAQVLGFSGDSEFVHHAWRKDHPDLTDLPFPMLADSKHELMRDLGIEGEDGFAQRAVFIVDPNNEIQFTMVTAGSVGRNPKEVLRVLDALQTDELCPCNWTKGETTLDPVALLAGE, encoded by the coding sequence GTGCTCACTGTTGGTGACCAGTTCCCCACGTACGACCTGACTGCCTGTGTGTCGCTGGAGAGCGGCCAGGAGTTCCAGCAGATCGACCACAAGACCTACGAGGGCAAGTGGCGCGTGGTCTTCGCGTGGCCCAAGGACTTCACCTTCGTCTGCCCCACCGAGATCGCCGCCTTCGGCAAGCTGAACGACGAGTTCGCCGACCGTGACGCCCAGGTCCTCGGCTTCTCCGGTGACTCCGAGTTCGTGCACCACGCCTGGCGCAAGGACCACCCGGACCTGACCGACCTGCCGTTCCCGATGCTGGCCGACTCCAAGCACGAGCTCATGCGCGACCTCGGCATCGAGGGCGAGGACGGCTTCGCGCAGCGTGCCGTCTTCATCGTCGACCCGAACAACGAGATCCAGTTCACGATGGTGACCGCCGGTTCCGTGGGCCGTAACCCCAAGGAGGTCCTGCGGGTCCTCGACGCCCTCCAGACCGACGAGCTGTGCCCGTGCAACTGGACCAAGGGCGAGACCACCCTTGACCCGGTCGCGCTGCTGGCCGGTGAGTAA
- a CDS encoding alkyl hydroperoxide reductase — MSLDALKSAVPDYAKDLKLNLGSVIGNSELPAQQLWGTVLATAIASRSPIVLRELEPEAKANLSPEAYSAAKSAAAVMAMNNVFYRTRHLLSDPEYGTLRAGLRMNVIGNPGVEKVDFELWSLAVSAVNGCGQCLDSHEQVLRKAGVDRETIQEAFKIAAVITAVGVTLDSEAALAQ; from the coding sequence ATGTCCCTCGACGCGCTGAAGTCCGCCGTACCGGACTACGCCAAGGACCTGAAGCTGAACCTCGGTTCGGTCATCGGTAACTCCGAGCTGCCGGCCCAGCAGCTGTGGGGCACGGTGCTCGCCACCGCCATCGCCTCGCGCAGCCCGATCGTGCTGCGTGAGCTGGAGCCGGAGGCCAAGGCCAACCTGTCGCCCGAGGCGTACTCGGCCGCCAAGTCGGCCGCCGCGGTCATGGCGATGAACAACGTCTTCTACCGCACCCGCCACCTGCTCTCCGACCCGGAGTACGGCACGCTGCGGGCCGGTCTGCGGATGAATGTCATCGGCAACCCGGGCGTGGAGAAGGTCGACTTCGAGCTGTGGTCGCTCGCCGTCTCCGCGGTCAACGGCTGCGGCCAGTGCCTCGACTCGCACGAGCAGGTGCTGCGCAAGGCCGGCGTCGACCGCGAGACGATCCAGGAAGCCTTCAAGATCGCCGCCGTGATCACGGCCGTGGGCGTCACCCTCGACTCCGAGGCCGCGCTCGCCCAGTAG
- a CDS encoding AI-2E family transporter, with protein sequence MAKVPNLLERLGAGLTRMGERLDERRAAAEADAELDPVSAVPVPSAAAHTAAARTSPAADSSDETEPVDDHLPEHVPPPPAYAPAVSARPDPVDAVPWSMRVAAAVGWRLLVLAGSIYVLTQIISAVSLVVLAFVAALLITALLQPTVARLKRMGLPRGLATAVTAISGFVIMGLVGWFVVWQVMDNLDDLSSKVRAGIEELKHWALNSPFHVTEDQINQIAKNLSDTIGANTNEITSAGLQGVTVLVEVLTGILLAMFSTLFLLYDGPKIWQWVLNLVPEAARPGVAGAGPKAWRTLTAYVRGTVLVALIDAVCIGIGIYFLGVPMAVPLAVFIFLFAFIPLVGAVVSGALAVVVALVTDGVFNALMVLLVVLAVQQIEGHVLQPFILGRAVRVHPLAVVLSVAAGGLVGGIGGAVVAVPLVAVTNTVVGYLRKYSRENALRSARAVEHAPPPAAAPVSAGDRE encoded by the coding sequence ATGGCGAAAGTGCCCAATTTGCTCGAACGGCTCGGTGCCGGGCTGACCCGGATGGGAGAGCGTCTGGACGAGCGCCGGGCCGCGGCGGAAGCCGACGCCGAGCTCGATCCGGTGAGCGCCGTTCCCGTGCCCTCCGCCGCGGCGCACACCGCCGCCGCCAGGACCTCCCCCGCGGCCGACTCCTCGGACGAGACCGAGCCCGTCGACGACCACCTCCCCGAACACGTACCCCCGCCGCCCGCGTACGCGCCCGCGGTCTCCGCGCGGCCCGATCCGGTCGACGCCGTGCCCTGGAGCATGCGGGTGGCGGCCGCGGTGGGCTGGCGCCTGCTCGTGCTGGCCGGGTCCATCTACGTCCTGACCCAGATCATCAGCGCGGTCAGCCTGGTGGTCCTCGCGTTCGTGGCGGCGCTGCTGATCACCGCGCTGCTCCAGCCGACCGTCGCCCGGCTGAAGCGGATGGGGCTGCCGCGCGGTCTCGCCACCGCGGTCACCGCGATCTCCGGGTTCGTCATCATGGGGCTCGTCGGCTGGTTCGTGGTCTGGCAGGTCATGGACAACCTCGACGACCTCTCCAGCAAGGTGCGGGCCGGTATCGAGGAGCTCAAGCACTGGGCGCTGAACAGCCCCTTCCACGTCACCGAGGACCAGATCAACCAGATCGCCAAGAACCTCAGCGACACCATCGGGGCCAACACCAACGAGATCACCTCGGCGGGGCTCCAGGGCGTGACGGTCCTGGTGGAGGTGCTCACCGGGATACTGCTCGCGATGTTCTCGACGCTGTTCCTGCTGTACGACGGCCCGAAGATCTGGCAGTGGGTCCTCAACCTGGTGCCGGAGGCCGCCCGGCCGGGAGTGGCGGGCGCGGGGCCCAAGGCCTGGCGCACCCTCACCGCCTATGTGCGCGGCACGGTGCTCGTCGCCCTGATCGACGCGGTCTGCATCGGCATCGGCATCTACTTCCTGGGCGTGCCCATGGCGGTGCCACTCGCCGTGTTCATCTTCCTGTTCGCGTTCATCCCGCTGGTCGGCGCGGTCGTGTCGGGCGCGCTCGCCGTGGTCGTCGCGCTGGTCACCGACGGCGTCTTCAACGCGCTGATGGTGCTGCTCGTGGTGCTCGCCGTCCAGCAGATCGAGGGCCATGTCCTCCAGCCCTTCATCCTGGGCCGCGCGGTGCGGGTGCACCCGCTCGCGGTGGTCCTCTCGGTGGCCGCGGGCGGTCTGGTGGGCGGCATCGGCGGTGCGGTGGTCGCGGTGCCGCTGGTCGCCGTCACCAACACCGTGGTCGGCTATCTGCGCAAGTACTCCCGCGAGAACGCCCTGCGCAGCGCCCGGGCCGTCGAACACGCCCCGCCCCCGGCCGCGGCGCCGGTCTCCGCGGGCGACCGGGAGTAG
- a CDS encoding transglycosylase SLT domain-containing protein: MSRISVRGFAVASATAVTTVGAVVGVAAGSPAAASNDNFEATAADTTLLADIPAGQQAQVQTASLTQQADAQAAQASAAAKKSAEEAARVQAAQAAKDKKDAADKEKADKDAKARDLETQAASRSASRADFAVKSSYTIDEIQSIARQIVPAGQFQCFSHIVNNESSWNYQATNAGSGAYGLVQALPASKMSSAGSDWQTNPATQIKWGLNYMNERYGSPCGAWSYWQAHSWY, encoded by the coding sequence GTGAGCCGGATCTCGGTCCGGGGGTTCGCGGTGGCATCTGCCACTGCGGTCACCACCGTTGGCGCCGTTGTCGGCGTTGCCGCAGGAAGCCCCGCTGCCGCTTCGAACGACAACTTCGAGGCCACCGCAGCCGACACCACGCTTCTCGCGGACATCCCCGCAGGCCAGCAGGCCCAGGTGCAGACCGCGTCCCTTACGCAGCAGGCGGACGCCCAGGCCGCGCAGGCCAGCGCCGCGGCGAAGAAGTCAGCCGAGGAGGCCGCGCGCGTCCAGGCCGCGCAGGCCGCCAAGGACAAGAAGGACGCCGCCGACAAGGAGAAGGCCGACAAGGACGCCAAGGCCCGCGACCTGGAGACCCAGGCCGCCAGCCGTTCGGCGAGCCGTGCCGACTTCGCGGTCAAGAGCTCCTACACGATCGACGAGATCCAGTCGATCGCCCGGCAGATCGTCCCCGCGGGCCAGTTCCAGTGCTTCAGCCACATCGTGAACAACGAGTCGAGCTGGAACTACCAGGCCACCAACGCCGGTTCCGGTGCCTACGGCCTCGTGCAGGCGCTGCCGGCCTCCAAGATGAGCTCGGCAGGATCCGACTGGCAGACCAACCCGGCCACGCAGATCAAGTGGGGCCTCAACTACATGAACGAGCGCTACGGCAGCCCCTGCGGCGCCTGGTCGTACTGGCAGGCCCACAGCTGGTACTAG